A single genomic interval of Nitrospiria bacterium harbors:
- a CDS encoding heavy metal-binding domain-containing protein: MLCPNCGYNQQEGNVCGECHTLLKSVSPPSPQGIEQGWKKPKPVREISPKGAPEKIIPKHQQNQGLPISPLKENPKPQETPKNIEPEREVKEVKKIEIKEKEIQADELTTPYQEGVSVSLHPEEKEDPQRGFEVEERKSVSFKVRRPQDGKESPLSMSLQKLQEVLVTTTETLEGEKIHFYRGLVHADAAIKLDSLETILSSIKEVGGLRNTSFQDLLNKAIAIATSDLKIEAVKLNANAIVGVRFQYEQFKKEILVVHVMGTAVQTGGPPKESQGVKGHG, from the coding sequence ATGCTTTGTCCCAATTGTGGGTATAACCAACAAGAAGGAAATGTTTGTGGCGAATGTCACACCCTACTGAAATCAGTCTCACCCCCTTCGCCCCAAGGAATCGAACAAGGATGGAAAAAACCCAAACCCGTTCGAGAGATAAGCCCAAAAGGTGCTCCAGAAAAGATTATTCCGAAACATCAACAAAACCAAGGGTTGCCAATCTCGCCTTTGAAGGAAAATCCAAAACCTCAGGAAACCCCAAAAAATATTGAACCAGAAAGGGAAGTAAAAGAGGTAAAAAAAATAGAAATAAAAGAAAAAGAAATTCAGGCAGACGAGCTCACTACCCCTTACCAAGAAGGCGTTTCAGTAAGCCTTCACCCGGAAGAAAAAGAAGATCCTCAAAGGGGTTTTGAAGTTGAGGAGAGGAAAAGCGTTTCTTTTAAAGTTCGGAGGCCACAGGACGGGAAAGAATCTCCCCTTTCTATGAGCTTGCAGAAACTTCAGGAGGTCTTGGTCACAACCACTGAAACCCTTGAAGGGGAGAAGATCCATTTCTACCGCGGGTTGGTTCATGCCGATGCTGCAATCAAATTGGATTCTCTTGAAACTATTTTATCATCCATCAAAGAGGTGGGTGGACTTCGAAATACCTCATTTCAAGATCTTCTGAATAAGGCCATCGCCATCGCTACCAGTGATCTAAAAATAGAAGCGGTAAAATTGAATGCCAATGCCATAGTGGGTGTCCGGTTTCAGTATGAGCAGTTTAAAAAAGAAATTTTGGTGGTTCACGTAATGGGAACAGCGGTTCAGACAGGGGGTCCTCCGAAAGAATCCCAAGGGGTTAAAGGTCATGGGTGA
- a CDS encoding beta-ketoacyl-ACP synthase III, whose amino-acid sequence MADPSGGLRSCIVGTGSFVPKTVFTNKDFEKMVDTTDQWILDRTGIRERRIADEKEASSDLGFPAAQKALEEAKIDPMEIDLILVATTTPDMLFPSTACLIQNRLGAKRAVAFDLAAACSGFIFALSVGDQYIRSGTYQTVLVIGAEVMSKITNWKDRSTCVLFGDGAGAVVLKPTLEERGILSSHLHSDGAYWDLIYVPGGGSKEPPSETLLKGGSQYIKMRGNETFKIAVKTLEEVTREALRENGLTLDQISLFIPHQANYRILKATADRLGLPMNKVFFNGDRYGNTSAASIPIALDEAVRTGKISPMDLVVLGAFGSGLTWGAILLRW is encoded by the coding sequence ATGGCTGACCCGTCTGGGGGGCTTCGTTCATGTATTGTTGGGACCGGCTCCTTTGTTCCCAAAACAGTTTTTACCAATAAAGATTTCGAGAAAATGGTTGATACAACCGACCAATGGATTTTAGACCGAACTGGAATTCGGGAGCGTCGAATTGCCGATGAAAAAGAGGCTTCTTCCGATTTAGGGTTCCCGGCTGCTCAGAAGGCATTAGAAGAAGCGAAAATTGATCCAATGGAGATTGACCTCATTCTGGTTGCAACGACAACTCCCGATATGTTGTTTCCCTCTACAGCATGTCTCATCCAGAATCGGTTGGGGGCCAAGAGGGCGGTTGCTTTTGATCTTGCTGCAGCCTGTTCGGGGTTTATTTTTGCCCTCTCAGTGGGTGATCAATATATCCGGAGTGGAACCTATCAAACGGTGTTGGTCATCGGGGCAGAGGTGATGTCAAAAATTACAAATTGGAAGGACCGGTCTACCTGTGTCCTGTTTGGAGATGGGGCAGGGGCGGTTGTTTTAAAACCAACTCTTGAGGAAAGGGGAATTCTTTCCAGCCATCTTCATTCAGATGGCGCCTATTGGGATTTAATTTATGTCCCGGGGGGGGGCTCAAAAGAGCCGCCTTCAGAAACCTTGCTGAAGGGTGGTTCCCAATATATTAAGATGAGGGGAAACGAAACCTTTAAAATTGCTGTGAAGACTTTGGAGGAGGTGACCCGCGAAGCCTTGAGAGAAAATGGTTTAACCCTGGATCAAATTAGCCTTTTTATCCCTCACCAAGCAAATTACCGTATTTTAAAGGCTACTGCAGATCGATTAGGACTACCTATGAATAAGGTTTTTTTCAATGGGGACCGATATGGAAATACCTCTGCTGCATCCATTCCCATTGCCTTGGATGAGGCCGTTCGGACGGGAAAGATTTCTCCCATGGATCTTGTTGTTTTAGGCGCTTTCGGAAGTGGTTTAACCTGGGGAGCGATATTGCTTCGATGGTAG
- the rpmF gene encoding 50S ribosomal protein L32, whose protein sequence is MAHPKHKISKSRRDKRRTHYKLRAPSVVLCPQCQEPKLPHRVCMKCGSYKGMDVIAVKES, encoded by the coding sequence ATGGCACACCCAAAACATAAAATTTCCAAATCACGGCGGGATAAAAGAAGAACCCATTATAAATTGAGGGCTCCCAGCGTGGTCCTCTGTCCTCAATGCCAAGAGCCAAAACTTCCTCACCGGGTTTGTATGAAATGTGGTTCTTATAAAGGGATGGATGTTATTGCCGTGAAGGAGTCTTAA
- a CDS encoding GIY-YIG nuclease family protein, which translates to MELPWRDKSILNWYGAVAQLGPAGRQGAAGSQMYVNILKSIRNNRFYVGHTNDLERRLKEHWSGGTASLKGWKPYKLVYSEKFETREEAISREKYFKSGTGREKRLGLITNFPQELVRGFNVGR; encoded by the coding sequence TTGGAGTTACCCTGGAGAGATAAGAGTATATTGAATTGGTATGGGGCGGTAGCTCAGTTGGGACCTGCCGGCAGGCAGGGAGCGGCTGGTTCGCAGATGTATGTTAATATTTTGAAGTCGATTCGAAATAATCGTTTTTATGTTGGACATACGAATGACTTGGAGCGGCGCTTAAAAGAACATTGGTCAGGGGGGACTGCTTCGTTAAAGGGATGGAAGCCATACAAACTTGTTTACTCCGAGAAATTTGAGACGCGAGAAGAAGCAATTTCAAGGGAGAAATATTTTAAAAGTGGGACTGGTCGGGAGAAACGACTAGGCTTAATAACAAACTTTCCTCAGGAATTAGTTCGTGGTTTTAATGTGGGGCGGTAG
- the acpP gene encoding acyl carrier protein, which translates to MAVEQKIRKIIAEQLGVEEEEVTPEASFVEDLGADSLDTVELVMAFEEEFSIEIPDEDAEKILTVQNAIDYIKEKL; encoded by the coding sequence ATGGCCGTGGAGCAGAAAATTAGGAAAATTATTGCTGAACAGCTAGGTGTGGAGGAAGAGGAGGTAACCCCAGAGGCCTCCTTTGTTGAGGATTTAGGAGCCGACTCACTGGATACGGTGGAGTTGGTAATGGCCTTTGAAGAGGAATTTAGTATTGAAATTCCAGATGAAGATGCGGAGAAAATCCTCACGGTCCAAAACGCGATCGATTATATTAAAGAAAAACTTTAA
- the tsaD gene encoding tRNA (adenosine(37)-N6)-threonylcarbamoyltransferase complex transferase subunit TsaD — MTILAIETSCDETSVAIVRDGKDILSNVLLSQERVHGRFGGVVPELASRQHLEVLDDLVIKAVKKASVGWKEIRGIAVTYGPGLIGALLVGVSYAKALAYALDIPLLGVNHLEGHLFAPLFEYPEIKFPTVALIVSGGHTHLFLVKKVGIYKLLGKTRDDAAGEALDKGARMMGLGFPGGPILDQLSSQGGTPKIDFPRAYLGPDSLDFSFSGVKTALRDYLGKNVYSKEELENQLPDLASSFLQAVVDVLVEKGLQAAKRSGVSQIVVGGGVSANSLLRKQMFQKGSEERIDPFFPSPFLSTDNAGMVGLVGCYLFQKGIYSSFDLNPKANLSLSEENLAF, encoded by the coding sequence ATGACCATTTTGGCAATAGAAACCTCCTGTGATGAAACCTCGGTTGCAATCGTCCGAGATGGAAAAGATATTTTATCCAATGTTCTTTTATCCCAAGAAAGGGTTCATGGTCGTTTCGGAGGGGTTGTCCCTGAATTGGCTTCCCGCCAGCACTTAGAAGTGCTGGATGATTTGGTTATAAAGGCGGTAAAAAAAGCATCGGTGGGTTGGAAGGAAATTCGTGGGATAGCGGTGACATATGGGCCCGGATTAATTGGCGCATTACTGGTCGGGGTCTCTTATGCAAAGGCCTTGGCCTATGCCTTGGATATTCCCTTACTGGGGGTTAATCACCTGGAGGGCCATCTTTTTGCTCCCCTTTTTGAATACCCCGAGATTAAATTTCCCACCGTTGCTTTAATTGTTTCCGGGGGACATACCCACCTTTTTTTGGTAAAGAAAGTTGGAATATATAAATTATTGGGAAAAACACGGGATGATGCTGCGGGTGAGGCTTTAGATAAGGGGGCGAGAATGATGGGGTTGGGGTTTCCAGGAGGGCCCATCCTGGATCAACTTTCTTCTCAAGGGGGGACCCCTAAAATTGATTTTCCCAGGGCGTATTTAGGTCCAGACTCTTTAGATTTTAGTTTTAGCGGAGTGAAGACTGCTCTACGTGATTATTTAGGAAAGAATGTTTATTCAAAAGAGGAATTGGAAAATCAGCTTCCCGACCTTGCTTCAAGTTTTCTACAAGCAGTAGTTGATGTTTTAGTAGAAAAGGGGCTACAAGCTGCCAAAAGATCAGGTGTAAGTCAAATTGTGGTTGGGGGGGGTGTTTCTGCAAACTCACTATTGAGGAAGCAGATGTTCCAAAAAGGGTCCGAAGAGAGGATTGACCCTTTTTTTCCATCCCCGTTTCTCTCTACCGATAATGCGGGGATGGTGGGGCTGGTAGGGTGCTATCTTTTTCAGAAGGGGATTTACTCTTCCTTTGATTTAAACCCAAAGGCTAATTTATCGCTTTCAGAGGAAAATTTGGCCTTTTAA
- the fabF gene encoding beta-ketoacyl-ACP synthase II has protein sequence MEKRVVVTGCGAITPLGLNVQDTWNSLCEGKSGVGKIQGFDASGYPCQIAAEVKGFNPRSFLEQKEIKKVDTFIQFAIAASQMAVDDSRLPIQEKGNERLGVVVGSGIGGLHAIEEWHKILLEKGPKRVTPFFIPMSIINLAGGHIAIRFGAKGPNSAAVTACATGNHCIGDAFRIIQRGEADVMIAGGTEAAITPLCVAGFASSRALSVRNDEPQRASRPFDRGRDGFVLGEGAGILILEELEYAKRRKARIYAELVGYAMTGDAFHITSPPEDGEGAMRCMSMALKDSSLDPSQIGYINAHATSTFADKVETAAIKQVFGEAAYRIPVSSTKSMTGHLLGAAGGIEAIFSILALYHGIIPPTINYEVPDPECDLDYVPNKARKTNIESSLSNSFGFGGTNACLVFKKFSG, from the coding sequence CTGGAAAAAAGAGTTGTGGTCACGGGGTGTGGGGCCATCACTCCCCTTGGACTCAATGTTCAGGATACGTGGAATAGCCTTTGCGAGGGAAAGTCCGGGGTGGGTAAAATCCAAGGGTTTGATGCGTCCGGATATCCTTGTCAAATTGCGGCGGAAGTAAAAGGGTTTAACCCTCGATCCTTCTTAGAGCAGAAGGAGATTAAAAAGGTTGATACGTTTATCCAGTTTGCAATCGCCGCCAGTCAGATGGCCGTTGATGACTCCAGACTTCCTATTCAGGAAAAAGGGAACGAAAGATTAGGCGTCGTGGTGGGTTCCGGGATTGGGGGTCTTCATGCCATCGAAGAGTGGCACAAGATCTTATTGGAGAAAGGTCCTAAACGGGTTACCCCCTTCTTTATTCCCATGAGTATTATCAATTTGGCAGGGGGCCATATTGCTATCCGTTTTGGGGCCAAAGGGCCAAATTCTGCTGCCGTCACCGCGTGTGCAACTGGGAACCATTGCATTGGGGATGCTTTTAGGATAATTCAGAGAGGAGAAGCAGATGTCATGATTGCGGGTGGAACCGAAGCTGCAATAACTCCTCTGTGCGTAGCGGGATTTGCCTCTTCCAGAGCCCTTTCTGTAAGAAATGATGAACCCCAAAGGGCCAGTCGCCCTTTTGATCGAGGAAGGGACGGGTTTGTACTTGGTGAGGGGGCCGGTATTTTAATTCTGGAAGAGCTCGAATACGCAAAAAGACGAAAAGCACGGATCTACGCTGAGTTAGTGGGTTATGCCATGACCGGAGATGCATTCCATATTACTTCACCACCAGAAGATGGGGAGGGAGCAATGCGGTGCATGAGTATGGCCCTTAAGGACTCCAGTTTGGACCCTTCGCAGATTGGATATATTAATGCTCATGCCACCTCTACCTTTGCAGATAAAGTAGAAACCGCTGCAATCAAACAGGTATTTGGTGAAGCTGCCTATCGAATTCCTGTGAGTTCTACCAAATCCATGACGGGTCACTTACTGGGGGCGGCGGGAGGGATTGAGGCCATATTTTCAATTTTGGCCCTTTATCATGGGATTATTCCCCCGACTATTAATTACGAAGTCCCTGATCCTGAATGTGATCTGGACTATGTCCCTAATAAAGCACGAAAAACGAATATTGAAAGTAGCCTATCCAATTCCTTTGGTTTTGGTGGAACCAATGCTTGTCTTGTTTTTAAAAAATTTTCCGGGTAA
- a CDS encoding DUF177 domain-containing protein — MVDLGKKIDPVYIRPNEIPKEGLTLRCDLPAIQMDLNSTGVELKNIISVDLAIEKFQELVTIEGEIFTTLFLECGRCLSEFTQPLKVAIHSQFLSDGEGQTEDESYDGSLEIHFYSGETIDLESLIRENVILALPFRPLCRESCLGLCNRCGSNLNNGPCGCEAEKPLGPFSILQDYFS; from the coding sequence TTGGTCGATTTAGGAAAGAAAATAGATCCAGTGTATATTCGGCCCAATGAAATCCCCAAAGAGGGGTTGACCCTTCGTTGCGATTTGCCTGCCATTCAAATGGATCTAAACTCTACCGGAGTGGAATTAAAAAATATAATTTCCGTAGACCTGGCCATTGAGAAATTTCAAGAATTGGTTACCATAGAGGGAGAGATTTTTACAACCTTGTTTTTGGAATGCGGCCGTTGCTTAAGTGAATTTACCCAGCCTTTAAAGGTGGCTATCCATTCACAGTTCCTTTCTGACGGGGAGGGGCAAACCGAAGATGAGTCCTATGATGGCTCCTTGGAGATTCATTTTTATTCCGGGGAGACTATAGATTTAGAAAGTTTAATTAGGGAAAATGTAATTTTAGCTTTGCCCTTTCGTCCCCTTTGCAGGGAGTCCTGTTTGGGGTTATGCAATCGGTGCGGAAGCAATTTAAATAACGGTCCTTGTGGTTGTGAAGCGGAGAAACCCCTGGGACCTTTTTCTATCCTTCAAGATTATTTTTCTTGA
- the fabG gene encoding 3-oxoacyl-[acyl-carrier-protein] reductase, translating into MEDLVLKNKVALVTGGGQGIGRSISLSLAEAGARVAVSDIQEEQAQIVAKEISQMNQEAIALKTDVAKQSDVQRSVKETQQRWGRIDILVNNAGVTRDNLLLRMKEEEWDLVIAVNLKGTFLCTKEALSFMAKQRYGRIVNIASIVGVSGNAGQGNYSASKAAVIGFTKTTAREYALRGITANAVAPGFIDTSMTQILSDETKQKLLQQIPLGRLGSPEEIARVVRFLVSEDASYITGQVIHVNGGMWMG; encoded by the coding sequence ATGGAAGATTTGGTCTTAAAAAATAAAGTGGCGTTGGTGACAGGAGGGGGACAGGGAATCGGTCGCTCGATTTCACTGTCGTTGGCTGAGGCTGGGGCGAGAGTCGCCGTTTCCGATATTCAGGAAGAGCAGGCTCAAATAGTTGCGAAGGAAATCTCCCAGATGAATCAGGAAGCCATAGCGCTAAAAACCGATGTGGCAAAGCAATCCGATGTTCAAAGGAGCGTGAAAGAAACACAACAGCGATGGGGACGGATCGATATATTGGTCAATAACGCGGGAGTTACCCGGGATAACCTTTTATTACGTATGAAGGAAGAGGAGTGGGACCTTGTGATTGCGGTAAATCTAAAAGGAACTTTCCTTTGTACGAAAGAAGCTTTATCATTTATGGCAAAACAAAGATATGGGAGAATCGTGAATATTGCTTCAATCGTGGGGGTCTCCGGGAATGCAGGTCAAGGTAACTATTCCGCTTCTAAAGCGGCTGTGATCGGTTTTACCAAAACAACTGCCCGGGAGTATGCCCTCCGTGGGATTACTGCCAATGCGGTTGCCCCCGGTTTTATTGATACATCGATGACACAGATCCTTTCAGATGAGACCAAACAAAAGCTTCTCCAGCAGATTCCTTTGGGGAGGTTGGGGTCACCTGAAGAAATTGCAAGGGTAGTCCGATTTCTGGTTTCTGAGGATGCATCATATATCACGGGGCAAGTGATCCATGTCAATGGTGGTATGTGGATGGGTTAA
- a CDS encoding tetratricopeptide repeat protein has protein sequence MGEVGKGEEYIQLGRLYLKEGKPEEAHYCFEKAFARVEKNSDVIPLDLISFYGYTLAYVQGEIEEGLQLCRKVVSRGEPKGDHFLNLGRVYLLRGQKPKAIKTFYQGLQMEPRHTGILVELKRLGKRRRPLLSLFSRHHFLNRYFGVILRKNPSGFRY, from the coding sequence ATGGGTGAGGTTGGGAAGGGTGAAGAGTATATTCAATTGGGGCGCCTTTACCTTAAAGAAGGTAAGCCGGAAGAAGCCCATTATTGCTTTGAGAAAGCTTTTGCTAGGGTAGAGAAAAACTCCGATGTCATTCCATTGGATTTAATTTCATTTTATGGATATACCCTCGCCTATGTTCAGGGTGAAATTGAGGAAGGCCTCCAGCTATGCCGGAAAGTTGTTTCAAGAGGGGAGCCCAAGGGAGATCATTTTTTGAATTTGGGAAGGGTCTACCTATTGCGCGGACAAAAGCCGAAAGCCATCAAAACATTTTACCAGGGCCTCCAAATGGAGCCCCGGCACACGGGGATATTGGTTGAATTAAAACGCTTGGGAAAAAGAAGGCGCCCCTTGCTAAGCCTTTTTTCGCGGCATCATTTTTTAAACCGGTATTTTGGAGTTATTCTTCGAAAAAACCCTTCAGGTTTTCGGTATTGA
- the rnc gene encoding ribonuclease III: MSRDLLLTLQNFLKHSFHNVSLLEEAITHKSFLNEFRESSSPDNERLEFLGDAVLDLVIREYLIFHFPTSQEGELSKRKARIVSEPFLASVAHRWDLGSYIRLGRGEELTGGRAKDSILANTLEAIIAAIFLDGGLEKVRSFILATFDLGQLHSQLHDGSRDYKTDLQEFSQRNFEVLPVYRLVEEAGPDHCKEFEVELRIKGKLFGQGRGRSKKEAEQQAAKFALGRLKETRDDSE; encoded by the coding sequence ATGTCCAGGGACCTTTTATTAACCCTTCAAAATTTTTTAAAGCATTCTTTTCACAATGTATCCCTCCTCGAAGAGGCCATCACTCATAAGTCGTTTCTCAACGAGTTTAGAGAATCCTCCTCCCCTGACAATGAACGGTTGGAATTTTTAGGGGATGCTGTTTTGGATTTGGTCATCCGTGAGTATCTGATCTTCCATTTTCCAACTTCTCAAGAAGGAGAGCTTTCAAAGCGAAAGGCCAGAATAGTCAGTGAACCCTTTTTGGCCTCCGTTGCTCATCGGTGGGATCTGGGATCTTATATACGATTAGGTCGGGGAGAGGAATTAACTGGGGGAAGAGCAAAAGATTCTATTTTGGCCAATACCTTGGAAGCTATTATTGCAGCCATTTTTCTGGATGGGGGGTTGGAAAAAGTGAGGTCCTTTATATTGGCAACATTCGATTTGGGCCAGCTTCATTCCCAATTGCATGATGGGTCCAGGGATTATAAAACTGACCTTCAAGAGTTTTCCCAGAGAAATTTTGAAGTGCTGCCAGTCTACCGGTTGGTGGAGGAAGCAGGGCCAGACCATTGTAAAGAATTTGAAGTGGAATTACGTATTAAAGGAAAACTCTTTGGTCAAGGGAGAGGGCGAAGTAAGAAAGAAGCGGAGCAACAAGCAGCCAAATTTGCTTTGGGTCGATTGAAGGAAACTAGGGATGATTCAGAGTAA
- the purM gene encoding phosphoribosylformylglycinamidine cyclo-ligase codes for MVEKSPLDYQRAGVNIDEGNKFVKMLTPLVRETHRPEVLSDIGGFGGLFCLDLKKYRQPVLVSGTDGVGTKLKLSFLLNQYNTIGIDLVAMCVNDVAVVGAEPLFFLDYLSVGKLEAEQSLEVMKGIVEGCKQAGCSLLGGETAEMPSFYQEGEFDLAGFCVGVVDKEKMINGRSIKAGDQIIGFASSGLHSNGFSLVRKLLLEQLKMPLDGFVPELKKNLGEELMTPTRIYVKSVLKLVSEFPVKGIAHITGGGLTENVPRILPKGLSAVIRRESWETPSIFGFLSEKGELSETEMFRVFNMGIGLIMVVPGGVEEGMLKAAKGLGEKAFLIGKISEGSGQVCYG; via the coding sequence ATGGTGGAAAAAAGTCCATTGGATTATCAGCGGGCCGGCGTCAATATCGACGAAGGAAATAAATTTGTTAAAATGCTCACCCCCCTAGTCCGTGAAACCCACCGGCCCGAAGTCCTATCGGATATAGGTGGGTTCGGAGGGCTTTTTTGCCTGGACCTCAAAAAGTATCGTCAACCTGTTTTGGTTTCGGGGACCGATGGGGTTGGAACGAAATTAAAACTTTCCTTTCTGCTAAATCAATACAATACCATTGGAATTGATCTCGTTGCCATGTGTGTTAACGATGTGGCTGTGGTGGGTGCAGAGCCGCTCTTTTTTTTAGATTACCTTTCCGTAGGAAAATTAGAAGCGGAACAGTCTTTAGAAGTTATGAAGGGAATTGTGGAGGGATGTAAACAAGCGGGCTGTTCACTTTTAGGTGGGGAAACTGCCGAAATGCCTTCTTTTTATCAGGAAGGGGAGTTTGATTTAGCGGGTTTTTGTGTCGGGGTGGTTGACAAAGAAAAGATGATTAATGGTCGGAGCATTAAAGCGGGGGATCAAATAATTGGTTTTGCTTCCTCCGGATTGCATAGTAATGGGTTTTCTTTGGTTCGTAAACTTTTGTTGGAACAGTTAAAAATGCCCTTGGATGGGTTTGTCCCTGAACTAAAAAAAAACCTAGGTGAGGAACTCATGACCCCTACCCGAATCTACGTAAAATCCGTTTTAAAATTGGTGAGTGAGTTCCCGGTCAAAGGAATTGCCCATATTACGGGGGGAGGGTTAACTGAAAACGTTCCCCGTATCCTACCCAAAGGGTTATCAGCAGTCATCCGTCGGGAGTCTTGGGAAACCCCCTCCATTTTTGGTTTTCTTTCGGAAAAAGGAGAGCTATCGGAAACAGAAATGTTTCGGGTATTTAATATGGGGATAGGGTTGATCATGGTGGTTCCCGGTGGAGTGGAAGAGGGGATGTTAAAGGCCGCAAAAGGTCTGGGAGAAAAGGCTTTTTTGATTGGGAAAATTTCCGAAGGTTCGGGTCAGGTTTGTTATGGTTAA
- the purN gene encoding phosphoribosylglycinamide formyltransferase gives MVKERIGLGILVSGRGSNFQAILDAIGKGSLLANVNVVISDRPEVEALERAKKLNVQNVCVEASSFGSREAHERALVKILESSHVDLVVLAGYRRLLSTVLIQAFKNRIINIHPSILPAFRGLKAQKQALDYGVRISGCTVHLVEEEMDGGPIIVQAAVPVFPDDTEESLSSRILDQEHRIYPLAIQWFAEGRINVEGRQVFVQDFSHQKEMTLANPLTCG, from the coding sequence ATGGTTAAGGAACGAATAGGGTTAGGGATTTTGGTTTCTGGACGCGGGAGTAATTTCCAAGCCATTTTGGATGCGATTGGGAAGGGGAGCCTTTTGGCAAATGTGAATGTTGTCATTAGTGACCGTCCTGAGGTGGAGGCTCTTGAACGAGCAAAAAAATTGAATGTACAAAATGTGTGTGTCGAAGCCTCTTCGTTTGGGAGTCGGGAAGCCCATGAACGGGCTCTTGTAAAGATTTTGGAGAGCTCTCATGTGGATCTGGTTGTCCTTGCGGGTTATCGAAGACTTTTATCCACGGTTCTTATCCAGGCTTTTAAAAACCGAATAATCAATATTCATCCTTCAATCCTTCCAGCCTTTCGAGGGCTTAAAGCCCAAAAACAGGCCCTTGATTATGGTGTTCGAATTTCCGGTTGTACGGTACACTTAGTAGAAGAAGAAATGGATGGCGGCCCCATTATTGTCCAAGCGGCTGTCCCCGTATTTCCGGATGATACGGAAGAAAGCTTATCTTCCCGGATTCTCGACCAAGAGCATCGGATTTATCCTCTGGCGATACAGTGGTTTGCAGAAGGAAGGATCAATGTTGAAGGTCGGCAAGTTTTCGTCCAGGATTTTAGTCACCAGAAAGAAATGACCCTTGCTAACCCATTAACCTGTGGGTAG
- the plsX gene encoding phosphate acyltransferase PlsX: protein MRIAIDAMGGDNAPEAIMEGAISAILEYDVELICVGNEAVLSPLLKKMGGERPNLRIVHAPEKVEMDESPSHAIRKKKNSSIWVATHLIKEGKAEAVISAGNTGAAMATALFILGPLKGVDRPAIATVLPTLQGSALLLDVGANVDCKPNNLLQFAIMGEEFARRVQGKVNPRVGLLSIGEEAIKGNELTKETFRLLRERDLNFIGNVEGRDVYNGNADVIVCDGFIGNVVLKVSEGLADTIGNFLKREIEGSSLGVLGYLLLKPALNRFKKKVDYAEYGGAHLLGVNGVSIICHGRSSGKAIKNAIKMAKQALEQRVNEAIQRDIERQMNPEEKEREKK from the coding sequence ATGAGAATTGCCATTGATGCCATGGGTGGGGATAATGCCCCAGAGGCTATCATGGAAGGGGCCATTTCCGCTATCCTCGAATACGATGTCGAACTTATTTGTGTGGGAAATGAAGCCGTCCTTTCCCCTTTGTTAAAAAAAATGGGAGGTGAGAGACCCAATCTTCGAATCGTTCATGCCCCGGAAAAAGTGGAAATGGATGAGTCCCCTTCCCACGCGATTCGGAAAAAAAAGAATTCTTCCATTTGGGTTGCGACCCATTTGATCAAAGAAGGAAAAGCGGAAGCAGTGATTAGTGCGGGAAATACCGGTGCCGCCATGGCCACCGCCTTGTTTATTTTGGGCCCCCTCAAAGGGGTGGATCGGCCTGCCATTGCCACCGTGTTACCCACCCTTCAAGGCTCTGCCCTTTTACTGGATGTTGGGGCCAATGTAGATTGTAAGCCCAATAACCTTTTACAGTTTGCCATAATGGGGGAAGAATTTGCCCGGCGGGTTCAGGGAAAGGTCAATCCAAGGGTGGGGCTTTTAAGTATCGGTGAAGAGGCTATTAAAGGGAATGAATTAACAAAGGAAACCTTTCGGCTCCTTCGGGAAAGAGACCTTAACTTTATTGGTAATGTTGAGGGGCGTGATGTTTATAATGGAAACGCAGACGTAATTGTCTGTGATGGGTTTATTGGAAATGTGGTTTTAAAGGTCAGTGAGGGTCTTGCGGATACCATTGGTAATTTTTTAAAAAGAGAAATCGAGGGATCCAGTCTGGGAGTTTTGGGATACCTGCTCTTGAAACCCGCCTTGAACCGTTTCAAAAAAAAAGTGGATTATGCCGAATATGGAGGGGCTCATTTATTGGGGGTCAATGGGGTAAGCATAATTTGTCATGGAAGATCATCCGGGAAGGCGATTAAAAATGCAATCAAAATGGCCAAACAGGCATTAGAACAAAGGGTGAATGAGGCTATTCAAAGAGATATTGAGCGCCAAATGAACCCCGAGGAGAAAGAAAGGGAAAAGAAATAA